TTTTCTTTCAAGTTGGATTATAGTAAACCTAAATTCGTATTGAAGACAAAAATAAATGGCCTTTAAATTGACACATCTGTTCTTGTCAGGCAGAAGATGCCATGCTGTCCTGCCTTCAAGATTGTGGATGAGAATCTACTGAATGGCTGATGTGTGGGCTAAAAAGCTTCAGAGATAAGTTCTGACTCTGAACATCCTAAAAAGTATCCAGATTTAGCTTCTATAAGAAATGTTTCATTTTTCCCCAAATGACTGTGGTTTCAGTAGACATCATCAGCATTTAGCAAGACACAGTGAAATGTGGTGCCTAATAAAATGTGTGATTTAGGGCCAAAATGTTCATGCCAATATAAACTAAAACCATCTGGTCATTATTAGCACCGTTGCAATCCAACTTTCCATTACCCAAAACTAAAACATCCCTGAGCCTTTCCTTTCCCAGAGTATGTAGTCATTACATCTTATTTGATAAATGTCTTGAGAAGTGGCAGTTAATACTAACACTCGTACTCGTTTGGCCCTACATGCGTACCTTAAAGCTTGTGACTACAGGACTGCAGCACAGCACTCCTATTCTCAAAGACAATACTTAATGTTTTCTAAACAAATACACTGATGTCTTATCATACTGTACTAGGGTTGAATAGGGTTCAGGTGCAAACTCAACTGTGGTAGAACATTATTGATAGCTTCAGGGTCAGACAGTAATAGCCTACTTAGTCAATATTCTACCTTGACAATCAGAGGTATGTCTGGTACAAGGACAAGGTAGATGGGCCAGAGATGACTAAACATAATGGCTTTTTACAGTTGGTGTCATCTAGCAGGGTTATTTTATCACACTGTTTTCAAGGACATCTTCTAGTGTTTCCATCAAACAGTCCTTTAAAATACATATAACACTGCTCTTCTGACATGCCATGGAAATACATTCACAAGACGGCTTAATAATGCAACAAAACAAGGCAGTGAAATAAGATTGCAACAATATCTGAAAGAGTAATCTTTGTAGTGTGTACAACAATGTCCAAATAACTTTTCAGTGTCAAACTGCCTTTTAGGACAAACACTTCCATTTTCAGAAACAAATGCGATGTTTCTGTGGCATTAACATGTGTGAGCACATATAATAATCAATCTGCATTAAATTGACAGTTCAATGGAAACCATTGGACCATGGCACATCATAAACACAACCCAACACTCAAAACATTATATTACCTTTTCCCTCAACAGACACAGCTCAAATCAGTTATATGTCCTTCATACCTTTACATCAAACAAATATTATTAACACCAATCTCAAGTGATTCAAACACACAAATGCCATAGAGTTTCTTTCTGTGTTTTTATACAAACAGAAGCTCCGCCTCCCACTCCTTACTGTCAGACCACCTCATTGAGTGGTCTTACAGTAACTGACAGAGTCAAAGTGCTGGGAGTCTGTGGATCACCCATGTAGTACAGTTACACTATCTTAAATAAACATAGTCCACAGCCATGGGAGTTGGACAGTCAGTTCTGCCCACTAGGGTGCTGTCTGAGAGGGTGACCACTAGCAATGACCTTTGACCCTATCTAGGCCTGAACTTGGGCAGATTGCTCCTTCTCCAGCCGCCGCTGTTGGTAGGAGTTGTAGATGTCCAGGAACATGTCCTTGCAGGCGATTTTGGCACCAAGCTTGGAACAGATGAGGAAGGAGCCGGCCATCTTGCGGTGCAGGGAGTAGGTCTCCTCGGGGGGCGGGGTGAGGCGGTGACGCAGCATGACGGGGATCAGGCTCTGGATCCGCTGCGTGGTGCTCTGGGTGCCAAAGTCAAAGGGTTCAGAGTTAGCGAAAGCCTCACCCAGGATCATCACCGCCTCCACGTGGGCATTCTGGAATGCCTGGGGAGAGAGGGCATTTTCAACACAACAACTCGGTAACACTCTGCATGTATAACGCTTTATtacttgttataagcatgtatgaaCCTTCATTATGTCTTATTAGAAGGCTTATAATATTATGTTATGTCCCTCTGTTTTTTTAGTGACTCAAAAGTGTAGAACCCCATCCCAGTAGAAACAGGAGaaagtgaacagagagagagggaagggtgaTGTCATAAACCAcacataaaaaaaatgtatgtgctTCATGACACCATGGTTTTCACTGCACAAAAATAACCTCTTACCTTGGCCTCAAACCCTGTGAGGAACTTGAGGTCCTTGGATTTCTCCAGCACTGTCTCCCTATCTCCGATGGAGGCTGCATGCACCACCTTAACACATACAGACCAACTTACTTCATCAAAAGATTTCAGAGAACAAAATCAAAGCCATTTGATATGCTGTGCTCCTGGGTCTAAAATATTAATGGGATCTGTCATTCATCAGGTATTTGTtagtgcacactgtagcaaaacgttgTCCAGGTAGTCCGTCCCTGCTTCGGtccattttcttctgtttggtgtttaATGCACACGACTCAGGTTAACTTACCTGTACATAATCATCTGTGAAGGCCTCAGGGTAATCCCGGCATGCACCAAAATCCAACAGAATAATCTGGAGACACAAAGTGGGCAGAGGTTTAACTACGTCACATCCCCACCAAAACAACAATCGCCATCATACATGTTCATAAATGCAGGGAATAAAGTGGTATGTTCTTATGACATTTCTTTTGTACATTTATTCAGTTATAAATccattatcaatcaatcaatcaatcaattttattttatatagcccttcttacatcagctaatatctcgaagtgctgtacagaaacccagcctaaaaccccaaacagctagtaatgcaggtgtagaagcacggtggctaggaaaaactccctagaaaggcgaaaacctaggaagaaacctagagaggaaccaggctatgaggggtggccagtcctcttctggctgtgccgggtgaagattataacagaaccatgccaagatgttcaaaaatgttcataagtgacaagcatggtcaaataataatcaggaataaatctcagttggcttttcatagccgatcattaagagttgaaaacagcaggtctgggacaggtaggggttccataaccgcaggcagaacagttgaaactggaatagcagcaaggccaggcggactggggacagcaaggagtcaccacggccggtagtcccgacgtatggtcctaggtgctcaggtctctcagttggcttttcatagccgatcattaagagttgaaaacagcaggtctgggacaggtaggggtttcgtaaccgcaggcagaacagttgaaactggaatagcagcaaggccaggcggactggggacagcaaggtgtcatcatgcccggtagtcctgacgtatggtcctagggctcaggttctcagagagaaagagagagagaattagagagagcatacttaaattcacacaggacactggataagacaggagaagtactccaggtataaccaactaaccccagcccccgacacataaactactgcagcataaatactggaggctgagacaggagcggtcccggagacactgtggccccatccgaagaaaccccggacagggccaaacaggaaggatataaccccacccactctgccaaagcacagcccccgcaccactagagggatatcctcaaccaccaacttacaatcctgagacaaggccgagtatagcccacagaggtctccaccacagcacaaaccaagggggggcgccaacccagacaggaagatcacgtcagtaactcaacccactcaagtgacgcacccctcccagggacggcatgaaagagcaccagcaagccattATAAAGCTATTTAATACAAAAACAACATGCTTGAAGGTCAGAGTCATGTTATTAATGAATGACACAGgggttgagtcccctgtagctcagttggtagagcatggcgcttgcaacgcaagggttgtgggttcgtttccccacggggagccagtatgaaaatgtatgcactcactaactgtaagtcgctctggataagagcgtctgctaaatgacaaaaatgtaaatgatgagtcccaaatggcaccctattccctacataatcagtggtcaaaagtagtgcactatatagggaatagggtgccatttgggacaacccCAGCATCTTGTCACAGGCTCACTCGCCCTCTCACCTTGTTCTGCTCAGCGTTGTAAAAGAAGTTGGCCCAGTTGGGGTCCGTCTGCATGAAGCGGAACTCAAAGAGCTCtctcagacacagctgtaggatGTTGAAGCAGATCTGTGGGGAGAAGAAATGACGGACCACAGGGGTCAGTTTACCACTCCtaggcagcatcccaaatggcaccctattgcaccaaatagggaacagggtgacaTTTGAGACGCAGACCTACATAGTGAGaggtatcaatgtcaccactgaACTCGGGTTACTGCCCTCTGCTGGTCAAAAGAGCCATGTGTGTAGTGTTGCATCAGAAACGTGGTTTGAGCGTCCTTTTAAGCTTTAATAATGCTCTCAGTTTTAATTTCATCCCAATGCCGCAGGTGCTGAATCATGAGTGAACAGTTGTCTGCTAACAAAGTAAGAACCCTGGAGTCATTTAAAAACCAGATTCTACCATCAGATTCTACAATCACTTGAGCCATCTAATAAATATGAATGATTCCTCTACTACTGGGTGTAGAGACAATAGCATATGTGATTCATTGCTTCAGGATTTGGGGTAAACACCTAATTTCTTCATATCAATGACAACTGAGAAGAgcacactatactatacaggaGTGATAGATTAACAACCTATCTAACGGTTaagacagggtttcccaaactcggtcctcgggaccccaaggggcgcacgttttggtttttgccctagcactacacagctaattcaaataatcaacaagctttgatcatttgaatcagctctgtagtgttagggcaaaaaccaaaacgtgcaccccttagGGTAcggaggaccgagtttgggaaatgctgggTTAAGGCTAGTCATAGCTACAAAAAAGGTctccagtcagtcaaccagtcactGAGTTAGACTAAGGGTAGGCAATGATGTGGCCACAACCTCACCCCACAGCGCTACCAGGAAAAAGGCCATTCACCCAATGTTTATTCTCCTGggtggaggtcagaggtcagctcTAACCTGATTCCTTGTCTCCTGATCCAGATCCACACAGTTGTCCAGCGGTACCCCTGACACCAGCTCCATGGCCAGAACCCTCCTTCCTGAGAGCTCGTCCACCACAAATGGCACATGGAAAAATGGGTCATCCGCCAAAAGTGACCTGAGGCAGACAGAAATCATTAATCTGCTAAACAGGACTGAGCTGGTACATTGCTACGCATCAATACACAACAGGCCCACAAATTGTACTACCATCAGATTTACAGTGCATTAGAGAGCGTATCATCCTGATAGGAACTGAACTAAATAAAGATAGAAATCACATAAATGAGGGCCAGCGTCcaataaatactgtggaaagtGGTATTTAAAGTGGTATTTAATTTATACTCACTGTTTAGTAACATTTGGATACACTAAGAGGACTACTAGCGGCTATTCAAGTTCATGATCGTCCATCTGAAGACACTTCATGCTTTATGACAGACACAGGGGTGTAGGGCCTACTTAAAATGCTTGGcactctccgcctccctcttGTAGTCGCACTCCCACGCCAGCTCTCTTTGAAGGACCTCTAGACTACTGTCTGCAAACAAGCCTGCGAGAAAATAAATGTCAATATAAGTTGGCCATTTTCCCAAGTACTTGGATATCTTTCTCACTACAAAGCATTCAATGCAGAGAACCAATTATTATTTAAGAGTTTTGAGATTATTTttgtaatgaaaagcgctatataaattTTATAAATTATTAGCATCATCGTCATTATAATACGTTTGGATTTCTTAACCCTTACCCTCTGGTAGAACAACACTCATCTTCAGCACAGACATCAGGTTGTTGATGTCACTGTGGATGCTCTCAGCTACTCCTGGGTActgcaatggagagagagaacagacatcCAGAATTACATGAGAAAATATCAAAGACTGTCTGAGAATATCAATAATCTAATCTTAGAGCTCCCATGACTAAACACAGCGAGAATATCTTTACCAGAACAATAACCTTTTTTACAAGTTAGTGTTAAAAAAAGGCACCCAACCATTAACTAGGGGTTGGGATGTTAGGTAGATCGTTTTTTTCAGCCAAAGAGTAATAATCTACATTTTATAATGACAAATAGAACCTCCTCTATTCATGGGTCAGTGACTGATAACATTACTATTGCTACCATTACATACTATTGAACCTGGCATTGAAGCCTGGTTCTCTTTGGATGTCAAAGGATATGTATGGAATCCCTAACCTGGATCTTCATGGCGACCTCCCTCCCGTCCTGCAGCATCCCGTGATGCACCTGGCCAATGGAGGCAGCGGCGAAGGGCTTGTCCTCAAACGACGACAGCTTCTCCCTCCAGCCCGCACCTAGCTCCTCCTCCAGAACTTTCTGCAGTCACACAGCAGAGCTGAAATCAGTCTAAAAGTCCAATTCAATTCCAAAATGACTTACTAACAGTCATTGTAGTGGAACGTCAAATATTACAGTATGTCTATCTGTACTATACAATATCTGACGTTCAAGAAGACATTTTAGTGTATGCATGACTCACATTCATCTGCCAGGCGGGCATGAAGTCTGCGCTCTGTCGGACCCGCTCAAAGATCTTCTGTAGCTGGGGGTTTATGAAGGAGTTATCTACAGAGAAGAACACAACACCTGTTAAATTTACCTAGTATACATAATGTGTTCAATTGGTAATACTTTCCATAGGATATAATGTAGCATCTAGAATACCTTTATAGATGCAGCATAACCATACAACAAGTATTCCAATTGAATTCATCAAAGATAAATGTGGTGGGTGACAGAGGGGAGGGTAGATCATTATACCTTGTATACTGAGCATCTGTCCTATTTTGAGGGCTGCCCCTCTGACTTTGCACAAGGTGTCCACTATCCTCTCAGCATTGGCCTCGGACAGGAGAGGGGAGTCCAACAGGGCACCCTCTGAGAGAGACATGGATGAGTTTATTACGGAATCAGAATGAAGGAGAGAAGCAAACAGAGTGAAACAAACTAAGGTCTGAATTCATGAGCAAGGCCGGAGTAACTACACTCTTACATGAGAAATACTGTATATCATAACATACAATGGTGAACCAAGCCATATTGAGAGGAACTTCAATTAGTCTAGATTCAACACAATGCCAGCCTGGCAGACAATAAAATCAGGTGACCGTCTATCTTGCCACCTATCATGCAGCTTCTTCATCTCAGGGTCTGTTTCAGAGATGCATGGAGGAACCTACCTGCACGCTTGGCTCCCATAGACTGCTTCGCCACCTCTGCAATGGCACCTAGTCCCAACCCGACTGCCAGACCTGCCAACGAGACAGACATAAGGAACTATTGTAAGTGTGCCTACCACTATATGGATTCACTTCTGAGACACACACCGATCTCTCCTTCATCTGGCCATCATACACACTAACATGTACCATTTAAGATGAGTCACAGAGAGCTTGGTGTAAGTGATCATTTAGAGGTATACTTGACTCAAGGTCATAGGGACTGGGCTGTGCAATGATGTAATGACTATAATAGTTGATTTAAGAATGTACTAGAAATATTGATTAATTGTAATATAGCTGCATGCTATTTTttactttaaaatgtatttttcttaaaactgcattgttggttaagggcttgtaagtaagcatttcactgtaaggtctacacctgttgtattcggcgcatgtaacaaataacatttgatttgatctgttgTATGGCATTCTATCAATATAATCCTATAGGTGTACCTAATAAAACTTCAATATCTGGGGGTGATTTCCATTCATTGCAGTGAAACTCTCTTACCCCCGAAGTTGACCAGCCTGCTGATTCTCGTGGCAGGGACCTTCCTCTCTCTTGCACGATCACTAAGCTGTAAAAATGAGACTTCCATTAAAACAATATCTAACACCAAACATAATCAAATTAGCAAATTTGAGCTACAACATCTACATTATTTTAGGCTAAAAGACCCCAGTCTCGGGCCAAAGGACAACACTGCACAGTAAGACATGTTACATAACATAACAAGGGCCTGAGAGACTACATGCCACCATGTTTCAGCTACAGCACATGCCTGGAACAATACAGTACCACATGGGTAGGCCTATATATAATTGGTTCATCCCTGAGGATATGTTTAGATTTACAATATTCATTAGAAGCacaatacagtaggcctatgtatAAAGACAGCCATTCCATACCTCTTCAGAAATTGGGAAATAATTTCCTAATATAGCAGACCAACTTAACTTAACCCCCTAAGTCCCCATCATGATT
The DNA window shown above is from Coregonus clupeaformis isolate EN_2021a chromosome 6, ASM2061545v1, whole genome shotgun sequence and carries:
- the coq8b gene encoding atypical kinase COQ8B, mitochondrial → MLAEVFQVLRGAGKVGQAFANTQGEMLRLMACNSTLGTGVKAFQEVVEGAMGTVMGGTAMQQSIKEDVFPDAEGWQEMDPDEAAKWAVGSEFPPGPGATEMPSGVPLSPARGPGRAGWPGQSARFLHIASTQRHTRFVHDSVVARLTPEDIKKARESKQALSRPILKQKLSDRARERKVPATRISRLVNFGGLAVGLGLGAIAEVAKQSMGAKRAEGALLDSPLLSEANAERIVDTLCKVRGAALKIGQMLSIQDNSFINPQLQKIFERVRQSADFMPAWQMNKVLEEELGAGWREKLSSFEDKPFAAASIGQVHHGMLQDGREVAMKIQYPGVAESIHSDINNLMSVLKMSVVLPEGLFADSSLEVLQRELAWECDYKREAESAKHFKSLLADDPFFHVPFVVDELSGRRVLAMELVSGVPLDNCVDLDQETRNQICFNILQLCLRELFEFRFMQTDPNWANFFYNAEQNKIILLDFGACRDYPEAFTDDYVQVVHAASIGDRETVLEKSKDLKFLTGFEAKAFQNAHVEAVMILGEAFANSEPFDFGTQSTTQRIQSLIPVMLRHRLTPPPEETYSLHRKMAGSFLICSKLGAKIACKDMFLDIYNSYQQRRLEKEQSAQVQA